A stretch of the Acyrthosiphon pisum isolate AL4f chromosome A2, pea_aphid_22Mar2018_4r6ur, whole genome shotgun sequence genome encodes the following:
- the LOC100166313 gene encoding uncharacterized protein LOC100166313 isoform X1 yields the protein MGMSKRTALLSAVIVTFGLGTLYLGLNMKTPRPPKDPNSWDILIFTQTWPNTLCYSWKKSNPAHTCNLPSDKNIWTVHGIWPTKLGTVGPGFCNKSLVFNPASIYGIKDKLNQYWTDIEIPPSNTTEGNSTTVDTSHKKESIYFHEWEKHGTCAVTLPALDSEFKYFYQGIEWSEKYNMRDVLDKSNIKINSTFHVDDYWKAVKSVLKTNAWIECETKHDSKEQLLAEIRICFDKTLKLIDCDGIMKPRKGSMKKSHALTNCDTKKPILYLDHVPELNISTNTNSTNSNSTSTDAILTNPNSTVDEHSKHRLKRKVSDHLDEWITKSPRQFNRSHSYQPRPSTSYNQNLNRSNSYPYIPRKEWDILVFSQSWPYTFCHTWTVNSNTHTCNLPANRNQWTIHGIWPSKIGAFGPAYCNNQTTFNLNALNTIIPELKNRWTEIKESKTWTRKQEGELWKHEWIKHGTCSKSLSTLDSELKYFNQGLEWSKQYVLSDLLEQGGIKPNGSYPITQIWHTLRTGLGKNPHIDCYYESRTNKPYIDEVRICFNKSLALIDCDPFRRNTNKPSTNCPLDKEIFYIGAVV from the exons ATGGGAATGAGCAAGAGGACAGCTCTGCTGTCGGCAGTCATAGTGACATTTGGTCTTGGTACACTGTACTTggg ATTGAATATGAAAACTCCACGCCCTCCAAAAGATCCTAATAGTTGGGATATACTTATATTCACACAAACTTGGCCAAACACATTATGTTATTCGTGGAAAAAGAGTAATCCTGCGCACACATGTAACTTGCCATCCGACAAGAATATTTGGACTGTTCATGGCATATG gcCTACAAAACTTGGAACGGTCGGTCCAGGATTTTGTAACAAATCTTTGGTGTTTAATCCTGCTTCTATTTATggtataaaagataaattaaatcaatattggaCAGATATAGAGATTCCACCTAGTAATACTACTGAAGGAAATTCTACAACCGTTGATACATCGCATAAAAAAGAAAGTATTTATTTTCACGAATGGGAAAAACATGGTACATGTGCCGTAACACTACCAGCCTTAGACTCAGAATTTAAATACTTCTATCAAGGAATTGAATGGTCTGAGAAGTACAATATGAGGGACGTTTTAgacaaaagtaatataaaaataaatagtacattCCATGTAGATGATTATTGGAAAGCAGTTAAGTCTGTTTTGAAAACAAATGCATGGATTGAATGTGAAACCAAACAT gattCAAAGGAACAACTATTGGCTGAAATAAGGATATGTTTtgataaaactttaaaactaattGATTGCGATGGCATTATGAAACCAAGAAAGGGGTCAATGAAGAAGTCTCATGCATTAACTAATTGTGATACAAAAAAACCTATTTTGTACTTGGATCATGTTCCAGAACTGAATATTTCTACTAATACTAATTCTACAAACTCTAATTCTACTTCTACAGATGCTATTCTTACAAACCCTAATTCTACTGTTGATGA GCACTCAAAGCACAGATTAAAACGAAAAGTATCTGATCACCTAGATGAGTGGATAACTAAAAGTCCTCGTCAATTTAACAGATCACATTCATATCAGCCTCGCCCAAGTACTTCAtataatcagaatttaaatcGATCAAATTCATACCCTTATATACCACG CAAAGAATGGGATATATTGGTATTTTCTCAGTCATGGCCGTATACTTTTTGTCACACTTGGACTGTTAATTCAAATACTCACACTTGCAACTTACCAGCCAATCGCAATCAATGGACAATACATGGAATTTG GCCATCTAAAATTGGTGCCTTTGGTCCAGCTTATTGTAACAATcaaacaacatttaatttaaatgctttaaatacCATTATTCCTGAATTAAAAAATCGTTGGACTGAAATAAAAGAGTCAAAGACATGGACAAGGAAACAAGAAGGCGAACTGTGGAAACATGAATGGATAAAACATGGAACATGTTCTAAATCACTGTCAACTTTAGattcagaattaaaatattttaatcaaggGTTAGAATGGTCTAAACAATATGTACTGAGTGATTTATTAGAACAGGGAGGCATTAAGCCTAATGGCAGTTATCCAATTACTCAAATTTGGCATACATTAAGAACTGGATTGGGAAAGAACCCACATATCGATTGTTATTATGAAAGT cgtACCAACAAACCCTATATTGATGAAGTGCGTATATGTTTTAACAAATCATTAGCATTAATTGATTGTGATCCGTTCAGAAGAAACACCAATAAACCATCTACAAATTGTCCTTtggataaagaaatattttacataggaGCTGTAGTTTAA
- the LOC100166313 gene encoding uncharacterized protein LOC100166313 isoform X2 gives MGMSKRTALLSAVIVTFGLGTLYLGLNMKTPRPPKDPNSWDILIFTQTWPNTLCYSWKKSNPAHTCNLPSDKNIWTVHGIWPTKLGTVGPGFCNKSLVFNPASIYGIKDKLNQYWTDIEIPPSNTTEGNSTTVDTSHKKESIYFHEWEKHGTCAVTLPALDSEFKYFYQGIEWSEKYNMRDVLDKSNIKINSTFHVDDYWKAVKSVLKTNAWIECETKHDSKEQLLAEIRICFDKTLKLIDCDGIMKPRKGSMKKSHALTNCDTKKPILYLDHVPELNISTNTNSTNSNSTSTDAILTNPNSTVDDKEWDILVFSQSWPYTFCHTWTVNSNTHTCNLPANRNQWTIHGIWPSKIGAFGPAYCNNQTTFNLNALNTIIPELKNRWTEIKESKTWTRKQEGELWKHEWIKHGTCSKSLSTLDSELKYFNQGLEWSKQYVLSDLLEQGGIKPNGSYPITQIWHTLRTGLGKNPHIDCYYESRTNKPYIDEVRICFNKSLALIDCDPFRRNTNKPSTNCPLDKEIFYIGAVV, from the exons ATGGGAATGAGCAAGAGGACAGCTCTGCTGTCGGCAGTCATAGTGACATTTGGTCTTGGTACACTGTACTTggg ATTGAATATGAAAACTCCACGCCCTCCAAAAGATCCTAATAGTTGGGATATACTTATATTCACACAAACTTGGCCAAACACATTATGTTATTCGTGGAAAAAGAGTAATCCTGCGCACACATGTAACTTGCCATCCGACAAGAATATTTGGACTGTTCATGGCATATG gcCTACAAAACTTGGAACGGTCGGTCCAGGATTTTGTAACAAATCTTTGGTGTTTAATCCTGCTTCTATTTATggtataaaagataaattaaatcaatattggaCAGATATAGAGATTCCACCTAGTAATACTACTGAAGGAAATTCTACAACCGTTGATACATCGCATAAAAAAGAAAGTATTTATTTTCACGAATGGGAAAAACATGGTACATGTGCCGTAACACTACCAGCCTTAGACTCAGAATTTAAATACTTCTATCAAGGAATTGAATGGTCTGAGAAGTACAATATGAGGGACGTTTTAgacaaaagtaatataaaaataaatagtacattCCATGTAGATGATTATTGGAAAGCAGTTAAGTCTGTTTTGAAAACAAATGCATGGATTGAATGTGAAACCAAACAT gattCAAAGGAACAACTATTGGCTGAAATAAGGATATGTTTtgataaaactttaaaactaattGATTGCGATGGCATTATGAAACCAAGAAAGGGGTCAATGAAGAAGTCTCATGCATTAACTAATTGTGATACAAAAAAACCTATTTTGTACTTGGATCATGTTCCAGAACTGAATATTTCTACTAATACTAATTCTACAAACTCTAATTCTACTTCTACAGATGCTATTCTTACAAACCCTAATTCTACTGTTGATGA CAAAGAATGGGATATATTGGTATTTTCTCAGTCATGGCCGTATACTTTTTGTCACACTTGGACTGTTAATTCAAATACTCACACTTGCAACTTACCAGCCAATCGCAATCAATGGACAATACATGGAATTTG GCCATCTAAAATTGGTGCCTTTGGTCCAGCTTATTGTAACAATcaaacaacatttaatttaaatgctttaaatacCATTATTCCTGAATTAAAAAATCGTTGGACTGAAATAAAAGAGTCAAAGACATGGACAAGGAAACAAGAAGGCGAACTGTGGAAACATGAATGGATAAAACATGGAACATGTTCTAAATCACTGTCAACTTTAGattcagaattaaaatattttaatcaaggGTTAGAATGGTCTAAACAATATGTACTGAGTGATTTATTAGAACAGGGAGGCATTAAGCCTAATGGCAGTTATCCAATTACTCAAATTTGGCATACATTAAGAACTGGATTGGGAAAGAACCCACATATCGATTGTTATTATGAAAGT cgtACCAACAAACCCTATATTGATGAAGTGCGTATATGTTTTAACAAATCATTAGCATTAATTGATTGTGATCCGTTCAGAAGAAACACCAATAAACCATCTACAAATTGTCCTTtggataaagaaatattttacataggaGCTGTAGTTTAA
- the LOC100164285 gene encoding coiled-coil domain-containing protein 85C: MSCVSGLPKNYNGQNTAISQKQNVVIPPKYQPPPSPNRQYNVQLSNYPPTNIDRRQQGEKPYANTAENHRYRTLPGEQPSDMLKFVRKIDSDNSNKISPDQVGQLMSEINSLKEVNQRLNDENQELRDLCCFLDDDRQKGRKLAREWQRFGRYTASVMRQEVAAYQVKLRHLEAKQQHLIEDNIELKELCLYLDEERSGPNRLRDNSICRVCGNSTGSGNIPEELHRRDEGDGSSSSTNADENMITGNQSQGSYHRQLHQSNDQNLPPDQRSLNYIRQLEAKVKELEEEKTKLSKKMIQEEKIDQKINNWNTDGSFPKMTHPESVLTALQVLELREQLEGKGDETCSGVDMEDEEKALLREMCNVVWRKLEDA, encoded by the exons ATGTCTTGTGTTAGTGGACTACCAAAAAATTACAATGGCCAAAACACTGCAATCAGCCAGAAACAAAATGTGGTAATACCACCTAAGTATCAACCACCACCAAGTCCTAATCGTCAATATAATGTACAACTAAGCAATTATCCGCCAACCAATATTGACAG GAGGCAACAAGGTGAAAAGCCATATGCTAATACTGCCGAAAATCATAGATATAGAACTTTGCCTGGAGAGCAACCATCGGATATGCTGAAGTTTGTACGAAAAATAGATTCGgacaattcaaacaaaatatccCCAGATCAG gtAGGGCAGTTGATGTCAGAAATCAATAGCTTAAAAGAAGTGAATCAAAGACTGAATGACGAAAATCAAGAGTTACGAGATTTATGTTGCTTTTTGGATGATGATAGACAAAAAGGACGAAAACTAGCAAGAGAATGGCAGAGATTTGGAAGATATACAGCTTCTGTTATGAGACAAGAAGTTGCTGCATATCAGGTGAAATTAAGACATCTTGAGGCCAAACAGCAGCATCTCATTGAAGACAACATCGAACTTaag GAGTTATGTTTATACTTGGATGAAGAACGAAGTGGTCCGAACAGATTAAGGGACAACTCTATATGTAGAGTTTGTGGAAATTCTACAGGTTCTGGAAATATACCTGAAGAACTGCATAGAAGAGATGAAGGTGATGGAAGTAGCTCTTCGACAAATGCTGATGAAAATATGATAACTGGTAATCAGAGTCAAGGCTCATATCATAGACAATTACATCAGTCAAATG atcAAAATTTACCTCCAGATCAAAGATCATTGAATTATATTAGACAACTTGAAGCCAAGGTTAAAGAGTTAGAAGAAGAAAAAACTAAACTATCTAAAAAGATGATACAAGAAGAAAAAATTGatcaaaaaatcaataactGGAATACTGATGGTTCTTTTCCG AAAATGACACATCCTGAATCGGTTTTGACTGCACTTCAAGTATTGGAGCTACGTGAACAATTAGAAGGCAAAGGTGATGAGACCTGTAGTGGTGTAGATATGGAAGATGAAGAAAAGGCGTTACTTAGAGAAATGTGCAAT gtGGTATGGCGAAAACTGGAAGATGCTTAA